From Halichondria panicea chromosome 12, odHalPani1.1, whole genome shotgun sequence, a single genomic window includes:
- the LOC135345149 gene encoding DDB1- and CUL4-associated factor 11-like isoform X2: MDDMGARFSSDESNSTSDDGDIADFLEVVRTRSNEVEGLQERGYQLQINDLSRLSFLRQLGFLPMRPDASVESDKNIPSPVPMDKSYDIYRQVMMDSGQSSHIGCPRNISAHIEKRQLYRDSPSAAQKVALTSEMLPSHHCMADSLDSRVFCGTYSKDGSIFLSSTQDSWIRLYDTQGSNFKCFKALQARDVGWSILDTVLSPDQQWLAYSTWSPYINIASVHSDKHFSLDLLPIMGGSFCAFSVKFSNDGNEIFASSNDEHVYVYDRTRCERVLAIHAHSDDVSALNVEGESSHMIYSGGDDGLCKVWDRRILSEVSPQPVGVLAGHKDGITYIDPKGDCRHLITNSKDQTIKLWDLRKFSRGDAVEATLDRVSRQSWDYRWEDVPVNTQKDARTQLPGDTSIMTYAGHLVKNTLLRCRFSPQATTGQRYIYTACAKGRVIIYDVLTGEVVKRLESDKSQGVVRDVSWHPTSPGKLVASSWDGYLTLWSLNQTPHYAQCRRPRRQYHW; the protein is encoded by the exons ATGGATGACATGGGGGCTCGTTTCTCTTCAGATGAGAGCAAT AGTACGAGTGACGATGGAGACATAGCTGACTTCCTGGAGGTGGTGAGGACACGCTCCAACGAGGTAGAGGGATTGCAGGAGAGAGGCTATCAGCTTCAGATCAACGATCTCTCAAGACTCTCCTTCCTAAGACAACTAGGATTCCT tccGATGAGGCCTGACGCTAGTGTGGAATCAGATAAGAATATACCATCTCCTGTACCCATGGAC AAATCATATGATATCTACCGGCAAGTTATGATGGATtcaggtcaaagttcacataTCGGATGCCCTCGCAATATTTCTGCTCACATTGAGAAG aggcagcTGTATAGGGACAGTCCCAGTGCTGCACAGAAGGTGGCCCTCACTTCAGA GATGCTCCCTAGCCATCATTGTATGGCTGACTCTCTTGATTCAAGAGTGTTCTGTGGAACCTACTCAAAAGACGGCTCTATATTTCTCTCCTCTACACAAG ATAGTTGGATAAGGCTATACGATACTCAAggctcaaactttaaatgttTCAAAGCTCTACAAGCCCGTGATGTTGGGTGGAGCATCCTCGACACAGTACTGAG TCCTGATCAGCAATGGTTGGCATACTCCACCTGGTCCCCCTACATCAACATAGCGAGTGTTCACTCTGACAAACACTTCTCCCTCGACCTGCTGCCTATCATGGGAGGAAGCTTCTGTGCATTCTCTGTCAAATTTTCCAATGATGGAAACGAAATATTTGCGTC GTCTAACGATGAACATGTATACGTGTACGACCGTACGAGATGTGAGAGAGTATTAGCC ATCCACGCCCACAGTGATGACGTGAGTGCCCTCAACGTGGAGGGGGAATCATCCCATATGATCTACTCAGGAGGAGATGATGGACTATGTAAG GTGTGGGACAGACGCATTCTCTCTGAGGTCTCTCCCCAGCCAGTGGGTGTGTTGGCAGGTCACAAGGATGGAATCACTTACATCGACCCTAAG GGAGATTGTCGCCACTTGATCACCAACAGTAAAGACCAAACTATTAAACTGTGGGACCTACGAAAGTTCTCTAGAGGAGATGCAGTGGAAGCCACCCTGGACAGAGTGAGCAGGCAAAGCTGGGACTACAG ATGGGAGGACGTCCCAGTCAACACTCAAAAAGACGCCAGGACACAACTTCCTGGAGACACCTCCATAATGACATACGCTGGACACCTGGTCAAGAACACTCTGCTTCGATGTCGCTTCTCCCCTCAGGCTACAACTGGACAG CGCTACATATACACAGCCTGTGCTAAAGGAAGAGTCATCA TCTATGATGTTCTGACTGGTGAAGTGGTGAAGAGGTTAGAGTCTGACAAGAGTCAGGGGGTTGTCAGGGACGTCTCATGGCACCCCACATCGCCAGGGAAACTGGTGGCATCATCG TGGGATGGCTACCTGACACTCTGGAGTTTGAACCAGACACCTCACTACGCTCAATGCAGACGACCCAGGAGACAATACCATTGGTAG
- the LOC135345149 gene encoding DDB1- and CUL4-associated factor 11-like isoform X1 — MDDMGARFSSDESNQSTSDDGDIADFLEVVRTRSNEVEGLQERGYQLQINDLSRLSFLRQLGFLPMRPDASVESDKNIPSPVPMDKSYDIYRQVMMDSGQSSHIGCPRNISAHIEKRQLYRDSPSAAQKVALTSEMLPSHHCMADSLDSRVFCGTYSKDGSIFLSSTQDSWIRLYDTQGSNFKCFKALQARDVGWSILDTVLSPDQQWLAYSTWSPYINIASVHSDKHFSLDLLPIMGGSFCAFSVKFSNDGNEIFASSNDEHVYVYDRTRCERVLAIHAHSDDVSALNVEGESSHMIYSGGDDGLCKVWDRRILSEVSPQPVGVLAGHKDGITYIDPKGDCRHLITNSKDQTIKLWDLRKFSRGDAVEATLDRVSRQSWDYRWEDVPVNTQKDARTQLPGDTSIMTYAGHLVKNTLLRCRFSPQATTGQRYIYTACAKGRVIIYDVLTGEVVKRLESDKSQGVVRDVSWHPTSPGKLVASSWDGYLTLWSLNQTPHYAQCRRPRRQYHW; from the exons ATGGATGACATGGGGGCTCGTTTCTCTTCAGATGAGAGCAAT CAGAGTACGAGTGACGATGGAGACATAGCTGACTTCCTGGAGGTGGTGAGGACACGCTCCAACGAGGTAGAGGGATTGCAGGAGAGAGGCTATCAGCTTCAGATCAACGATCTCTCAAGACTCTCCTTCCTAAGACAACTAGGATTCCT tccGATGAGGCCTGACGCTAGTGTGGAATCAGATAAGAATATACCATCTCCTGTACCCATGGAC AAATCATATGATATCTACCGGCAAGTTATGATGGATtcaggtcaaagttcacataTCGGATGCCCTCGCAATATTTCTGCTCACATTGAGAAG aggcagcTGTATAGGGACAGTCCCAGTGCTGCACAGAAGGTGGCCCTCACTTCAGA GATGCTCCCTAGCCATCATTGTATGGCTGACTCTCTTGATTCAAGAGTGTTCTGTGGAACCTACTCAAAAGACGGCTCTATATTTCTCTCCTCTACACAAG ATAGTTGGATAAGGCTATACGATACTCAAggctcaaactttaaatgttTCAAAGCTCTACAAGCCCGTGATGTTGGGTGGAGCATCCTCGACACAGTACTGAG TCCTGATCAGCAATGGTTGGCATACTCCACCTGGTCCCCCTACATCAACATAGCGAGTGTTCACTCTGACAAACACTTCTCCCTCGACCTGCTGCCTATCATGGGAGGAAGCTTCTGTGCATTCTCTGTCAAATTTTCCAATGATGGAAACGAAATATTTGCGTC GTCTAACGATGAACATGTATACGTGTACGACCGTACGAGATGTGAGAGAGTATTAGCC ATCCACGCCCACAGTGATGACGTGAGTGCCCTCAACGTGGAGGGGGAATCATCCCATATGATCTACTCAGGAGGAGATGATGGACTATGTAAG GTGTGGGACAGACGCATTCTCTCTGAGGTCTCTCCCCAGCCAGTGGGTGTGTTGGCAGGTCACAAGGATGGAATCACTTACATCGACCCTAAG GGAGATTGTCGCCACTTGATCACCAACAGTAAAGACCAAACTATTAAACTGTGGGACCTACGAAAGTTCTCTAGAGGAGATGCAGTGGAAGCCACCCTGGACAGAGTGAGCAGGCAAAGCTGGGACTACAG ATGGGAGGACGTCCCAGTCAACACTCAAAAAGACGCCAGGACACAACTTCCTGGAGACACCTCCATAATGACATACGCTGGACACCTGGTCAAGAACACTCTGCTTCGATGTCGCTTCTCCCCTCAGGCTACAACTGGACAG CGCTACATATACACAGCCTGTGCTAAAGGAAGAGTCATCA TCTATGATGTTCTGACTGGTGAAGTGGTGAAGAGGTTAGAGTCTGACAAGAGTCAGGGGGTTGTCAGGGACGTCTCATGGCACCCCACATCGCCAGGGAAACTGGTGGCATCATCG TGGGATGGCTACCTGACACTCTGGAGTTTGAACCAGACACCTCACTACGCTCAATGCAGACGACCCAGGAGACAATACCATTGGTAG
- the LOC135345149 gene encoding DDB1- and CUL4-associated factor 11-like isoform X3: MMDSGQSSHIGCPRNISAHIEKRQLYRDSPSAAQKVALTSEMLPSHHCMADSLDSRVFCGTYSKDGSIFLSSTQDSWIRLYDTQGSNFKCFKALQARDVGWSILDTVLSPDQQWLAYSTWSPYINIASVHSDKHFSLDLLPIMGGSFCAFSVKFSNDGNEIFASSNDEHVYVYDRTRCERVLAIHAHSDDVSALNVEGESSHMIYSGGDDGLCKVWDRRILSEVSPQPVGVLAGHKDGITYIDPKGDCRHLITNSKDQTIKLWDLRKFSRGDAVEATLDRVSRQSWDYRWEDVPVNTQKDARTQLPGDTSIMTYAGHLVKNTLLRCRFSPQATTGQRYIYTACAKGRVIIYDVLTGEVVKRLESDKSQGVVRDVSWHPTSPGKLVASSWDGYLTLWSLNQTPHYAQCRRPRRQYHW, from the exons ATGATGGATtcaggtcaaagttcacataTCGGATGCCCTCGCAATATTTCTGCTCACATTGAGAAG aggcagcTGTATAGGGACAGTCCCAGTGCTGCACAGAAGGTGGCCCTCACTTCAGA GATGCTCCCTAGCCATCATTGTATGGCTGACTCTCTTGATTCAAGAGTGTTCTGTGGAACCTACTCAAAAGACGGCTCTATATTTCTCTCCTCTACACAAG ATAGTTGGATAAGGCTATACGATACTCAAggctcaaactttaaatgttTCAAAGCTCTACAAGCCCGTGATGTTGGGTGGAGCATCCTCGACACAGTACTGAG TCCTGATCAGCAATGGTTGGCATACTCCACCTGGTCCCCCTACATCAACATAGCGAGTGTTCACTCTGACAAACACTTCTCCCTCGACCTGCTGCCTATCATGGGAGGAAGCTTCTGTGCATTCTCTGTCAAATTTTCCAATGATGGAAACGAAATATTTGCGTC GTCTAACGATGAACATGTATACGTGTACGACCGTACGAGATGTGAGAGAGTATTAGCC ATCCACGCCCACAGTGATGACGTGAGTGCCCTCAACGTGGAGGGGGAATCATCCCATATGATCTACTCAGGAGGAGATGATGGACTATGTAAG GTGTGGGACAGACGCATTCTCTCTGAGGTCTCTCCCCAGCCAGTGGGTGTGTTGGCAGGTCACAAGGATGGAATCACTTACATCGACCCTAAG GGAGATTGTCGCCACTTGATCACCAACAGTAAAGACCAAACTATTAAACTGTGGGACCTACGAAAGTTCTCTAGAGGAGATGCAGTGGAAGCCACCCTGGACAGAGTGAGCAGGCAAAGCTGGGACTACAG ATGGGAGGACGTCCCAGTCAACACTCAAAAAGACGCCAGGACACAACTTCCTGGAGACACCTCCATAATGACATACGCTGGACACCTGGTCAAGAACACTCTGCTTCGATGTCGCTTCTCCCCTCAGGCTACAACTGGACAG CGCTACATATACACAGCCTGTGCTAAAGGAAGAGTCATCA TCTATGATGTTCTGACTGGTGAAGTGGTGAAGAGGTTAGAGTCTGACAAGAGTCAGGGGGTTGTCAGGGACGTCTCATGGCACCCCACATCGCCAGGGAAACTGGTGGCATCATCG TGGGATGGCTACCTGACACTCTGGAGTTTGAACCAGACACCTCACTACGCTCAATGCAGACGACCCAGGAGACAATACCATTGGTAG
- the LOC135345155 gene encoding uncharacterized protein LOC135345155 has translation MSLVFQTMIFSVLLLAGDCNSKKPSPDSDSPTFARTVKDTAKSVGQAAKTVGDNAWKLSKDTVSTVSGIFTKSTNQLGPDPEVAVETNSDQSKGTNTLSEADEANCLTDEANCPADEANCLAGPDEANCPSDENDDLKGHDFDLSVVDTDEGVFSQLLDIASSSVSTVYKTAKENIYDNGARLMRNFSKIVREIVHEELYVFLQTVLSGLGASLLTPGATLYYLGQAAMTIVLVVICLLLSYVFLFRVSIFIILGGNASVYLVHQFMGPIWIFDWMFTGLSQFTWILRMTYRHPYIAALCLVALFVYFVVFPVVRMCTQRGPEQRAYDLEKLVLDISRRLGEVETKQTEMLEKMDESHKEMLDILRRLDTNEAQR, from the exons aTGTCTCTAGTGTTTCAGACCATGATATTCTCTGTACTGTTACTAGCAGGAGATTGCAACAGCAAAAAACCCTCTCCTGACTCTGACAGCCCTACATTCGCAAGAACAGTGAAGGACACAGCAAAATCAGTAGGTCAAGCAGCCAAGACAGTTGGTGACAATGCTTGGAAGCTTAGCAAAGACACAGTATCCACAGTATCTGGTATATTCACCAAAAGCACCAATCAACTAGGACCTGATCCTGAGGTAGCAGTGGAGACCAACAGTGATCAATCAAAAGGGACTAACACTTTGTCTGAAGCCGATGAGGCTAACTGTCTCACCGATGAGGCAAACTGTCCCGCCGATGAGGCTAACTGTCTCGCCGGCCCCGATGAGGCTAACTGTCCCAGTGATGAGAACGATGATTTGAAGGGGCATGACTTTGATTTGTCGGTGGTTGATACGGATGAGGGTGTATTTAGTCAGCTGTTAGACATAGCCTCCAGTAGTGTGTCTACAGTCTATAAAACAGCTAAAGAGAACATTTACGACAATGGAGCTAGACTGATGAGGAACTTCTCCAAGATAGTGAGGGAGATAGTACATGAGGAGCTGTACGTGTTCCTGCAGACTGTGTTGAGTGGTCTGGGAGCCTCCCTCCTTACCCCGG GTGCTACACTTTACTACCTCGGACAGGCGGCCATGACGATCGTCCTAGTCGTCATTTGTCTCCTCCTCTCGTACGTGTTCCTGTTCCGAGTGTCTATATTCATCATACTGGGAGGCAATGCTTCAGTGTACCTGGTCCACCAGTTCATGGGACCAATATGGATCTTTGATTGGATGTTCACTGGCCTGTCTCAATTCACATGGATACTACGCATGACATACAGACATCCCTATATTGCTGCCCTGTGTCTGGTCGCTTTGTTTGTGTATTTCGTAGTGTTCCCGGTGGTCAGGATGTGTACACAGAGAGGACCTGAGCAAAGAGCGTACGATCTAGAGAAACTGGTCTTAGATATTAGCAGGAGATTGGGGGAAGTAGAGACAAAACAAACTGAGATGTTGGAAAAAATGGACGAGAGTCATAAGGAAATGTTGGACATATTGAGACGTTTAGACACTAATGAGGCACAAAGATAA
- the LOC135345170 gene encoding ADP-ribosylation factor-like protein 2-binding protein, with protein MAESGPVSLVGSCEEVISQKTSGKLDAQFDEMVGTIQDILFEEGLGELQREFFDKHYHNFEDTDENKFIYTDIFKEYTELVETHLESELKKRLPGFEMDKFMISLESRKDEIGDEILDMFQSFTDFLTFKETVLDYKAEKEGRGLSLGGLTVNSSS; from the exons ATGGCAG agagTGGACCTGTGAGTCTGGTGGGGTCTTGTGAGGAGGTCATCTCACAGAA GACTAGTGGGAAATTAGACGCTCAGTTTGACGAGATGGTTGGTACCATTCAGGATATTTTGTTTGAGGAGGGACTGGGTGAGCTGCAGCGTGAGTTCTTTGACAAGCACTACCATAATTTCGAGGACACAGACGAGAACAAGTTTATCTACACTGACATCTTCAAGGAGTAT ACAGAGCTGGTCGAGACACACCTGGAGTCTGAGTTGAAGAAACGACTGCCTGGGTTTGAGATGGACAAGTTCATGATTTCATTAGA GTCACGGAAGGATGAGATAGGAGATGAGATTTTGGACATGTTTCAATCGTTCACTGACTTTCTCACATTCAAAGAGACTGTACTGGACTACAAGGCA GAAAAGGAGGGCCGCGGTCTGTCGCTGGGTGGACTCACTGTGAACtcttctagctag
- the LOC135345133 gene encoding regulator of G-protein signaling protein-like — translation MDCKDLKMEHLPSLAEFETLLQEDSLFRDYFNTFLNLPVFAKRLTYCCDTRKFLIEPRVDHLLQESDVLSWALCTRFPLFWSSDLHLEYRLSLRLTKANPLAAADVCSVSAMDKFRKCVCQTEGESLWLFWKDIERLKIAKDKQLAVKIFHYIQLTYLQNGALVTLPKCVKEQAVLSLRTECRSELLFNAQELALEELIKYWSLRYNIHSKDFCKNISQTFSKELGCDKTYSEQHQALLPLASIPGHTSSESDNGRPVKEAILPCTKSNTGDNQLPKKVSHIKLKRLSLPTLVVTDDEKEATKIKQKCAMPLITPSTQSFLPLSTEQSSNLLLQDLPTLPYLCAFLRTDSLSERPFLHYLNEHARPACSHLLFWQSVEVLLAQDEMKRWCTRNPSQRCDQLVFFEEYPVARDLCQLVEMFLGGHAPYRVELPQNVLRRELCALVERGLGHNLLLTVQEHSAKMLFTLWQAYLLEDHRSFIISCTPKKTLRQSPTLECSPSPGQLLETVFNPPSLHSAWRALRYAEAAKYNGIHLLPSRCYSPTLLLTPPTAQDKSILDIACAESPPPVDDDALSLMVTSQCDALTWKRTKLTRTLCYTTTQQFDTNSPPIPFHMLEILNNPNQLEFFRHYLFMHGLDALLPLQFWMAVEEIKLAETLGKMKFVSYKIRQIQERFLVGKETGSLLSTHPVFLELSKYNRLSVQQLIQAQEDIVRSLEKKWLKDYVAYLNSKVKEVAAKAESKRPLSKRNTRGLWTMFVHNVISFRRGLMSVDTAKQFREYLRNEAVKGYSGQAKIVIGARVIHVTKLLCDLSFWAEVERYKDLMDLLWTGKQKGCLTPEDDIMLHKKAIAIVNCYIDSSVAPKVQINIPSNLVTGILQSVSKGQVTRGLFHKAALSIFSVLILFWKRFCIYRFSPKKRLSVARKQSRSIVPVNTIRVRNEHQYHAHHFWDGGPILSYNMIRGVKWLFPPKASQPSAEKEQDSKNTSKNTSRSTVVAPAH, via the exons ATGGACTGCAAAGATCTCAAGATGGAACATCTACCTTCTCTTGCCGAGTTCGAGACCCTTCTACAAGAGGACAGTTTGTTTAGAGACTACTTCAACACATTCCTGAACCTACCA GTGTTTGCAAAAAGGCTGACTTACTGTTGCGACACTCGCAAGTTCCTGATTGAGCCCAGAGTTGACCAT TTGCTGCAGGAGAGTGATGTGTTGTCATGGGCACTCTGCACACGCTTTCCTCTGTTTTGGTCCTCCGACCTTCATCTAGAGTACAGACTATCGCTAAGGCTGACCAAAGCCAATCCATTAg CTGCTGCAGACGTATGCAGTGTATCAGCAATGGACAAGTTTCGCAAGTGTGTCTGCCAAACAGAGGGAGAAAGTTTGTGGCTTTTCTGGAAGGATATTGAGAGATTAAAGATCGCTAAAGACAAGCAATTGGCTGTCAAAATATTCCATTATATTCAATTGACGTACTTGCAAAATGGAGCTCTAGTTACTCTCCCAAAGTGTGTCAAAGAGCAAGCTGTTTTGTCTCTGAGAACTGAGTGTAGAAGTGAACTGCTGTTTAATGCACAAGAACTTGCATTGGAAGAGTTGATAAAATACTGGTCCCTACGATACAACATTCACTCTAAAGATTTTTGTAAGAACATTTCACAAACATTTTCTAAAGAGCTTGGTTGCGACAAGACTTATTCTGAACAACACCAAGCATTATTgccgttagcctcgatcccaggccacacttcCTCTGAGAGTGACAATGggaggcctgtgaaggaggctatattGCCGTGTACTAAAAGCAACACAGGAGACAACCAACTACCAAAGAAAGTGTCACACATCAAGTTGAAGAGACTTAGTCTACCCACACTAGTAGTAACCGATGATGAGAAAGAGGCTACAAAGATAAAACAGAAGTGTGCGATGCCTCTCATCACTCCGAGCACTCAGTCCTTCCTCCCCCTTTCAACTGAGCAAAGTTCTAACCTCCTCCTACAAGACCTGCCCACCCTCCCCTACCTCTGTGCTTTCCTACGAACAGACTCGTTGTCCGAGAGACCTTTCCTTCACTACCTGAACGAGCACGCACGTCCAGCGTGCTCTCATCTGCTGTTCTGGCAATCAGTGGAGGTCCTGCTAGCTCAAGATGAAATGAAGAGATGGTGTACAAGAAATCCTTCACAGCGTTGTGATCAACTGGTGTTCTTTGAAGAGTATCCGGTTGCTAGAGACCTTTGTCAGTTGGTAGAGATGTTCCTGGGAGGTCATGCCCCCTACAGAGTGGAGCTGCCACAGAATGTTTTGAGAAGAGAGTTGTGTGCATTGGTGGAGAGGGGACTTGGTCATAACCTTCTGCTGACTGTGCAGGAACACTCTGCAAAA atGTTGTTCACCCTCTGGCAGGCATATCTATTGGAGGACCACCGATCATTTATTATCTCCTGt ACTCCAAAGAAGACTCTGAGGCAGAGTCCGACTCTGGAGTGCTCTCCATCACCAGGACAACTATTGGAGACGGTGTTCAATCCCCCCTCTCTACACTCTGCATGGAGGGCACTACGGTATGCTGAAGCTGCCAAATATAATG GAATCCACCTTCTCCCCTCTCGATGCTATTCTCCCACCCTCCTCCTGACCCCGCCCACAGCTCAAGACAAGTCCATCCTAGATATAGCGTGCGCTGAGTCTCCACCACCTGTAGACGATGATGCTCTCAGTCTCATGGTCACCTCTCAGTGTGATGCACTGACTTGGAAACGCACCAAGCTCACACGTACCCTTTGCTATACTACTACACAGCAATTCGACACCAATAGCCCACCAATACCATT TCACATGCTGGAGATACTCAACAACCCTAACCAGCTGGAGTTCTTCCGTCACTACTTGTTCATGCATGGCCTCGATGCTTTGCTACCCCTACAATTCTGGATGGCTGTAGAGGAGATAAAGTTGGCAGAGACACTGGGAAAAATGAAATTTGTCTCCTACAAAATACGACAGATCCAAGAGAGATTCCTCGTGGGAAAAGAAACTGGTT CTCTGTTGAGCACTCACCCAGTTTTCCTTGAACTCTCCAAGTATAATCGTCTGTCTGTTCAGCAGCTGATACAAGCGCAAGAGGATATCGTGAGGAGTCTGGAAAAGAAATGGTTAAAAGATTATGTAGCTTACCTGAATTCAAAAGTAAAGGAGGTCGCTGCCAAGGCAGAGTCGAAGAGGCCCCTTAGCAAACGCAATACA AGAGGATTGTGGACGATGTTTGTTCATAACGTCATCAGTTTTCGTCGAGGTCTGATGAGCGTGGACACTGCTAAGCAGTTCAGAGAGTACTTGAGAAATGAAGCCGTTAAAGGATACTCAGGACAAGCAAAGATTGTCATCGGCGCTCGAGTTATTCACGTCACCAAGCTACTCTGCGATCTTTCGTTCTGGGCCGAGGTTGAAAG GTACAAGGATTTGATGGACTTGTTATGGACAGGCAAGCAGAAGGGATGTCTTACACCTGAAGATGACATCATGCTTCACAAAAAAGCTATTGCCATTGTTAACTGTTACATCGACTCCTCCGTAGCCCCAAAAGtgcag ATCAATATACCTTCCAACCTGGTTACCGGCATCCTGCAAAGTGTATCTAAAGGGCAGGTTACTAGAGGCCTCTTCCACAAGGCAGCTCTGAGCATCTTCTCAGTCCTCATACTCTTCTGGAAGCGCTTCTGTATCTATCGGTTTTCCCCTAAGAAGAGGTTGTCTGTGGCTCGTAAGCAGAGTCGCTCCATCGTCCCAGTGAACACCATTCGAGTGAGAAATGAACATCAATATCACGCCCACCACTTCTGGG ATGGTGGTCCTATCCTGTCGTATAATATGATTCGTGGGGTTAAATGGTTATTCCCCCCAAAGGCGTCCCAACCATCTGCAGAGAAAGAGCAAGATAGCAAGAACACTAGCAAGAACACTAGCAGGTCTACAGTAGTAGCACCAGCTCATTGA
- the LOC135345166 gene encoding derlin-1-like, with amino-acid sequence MDAQTDISNWVASIPKITRWWFFSFFILPLTTRLGLLNPMTLVMFPDLALGQFQIWRFVTSLLWYKVSFHWLILLYYLYSYSQRLETGYFSGAPADYVFMLLFNAICINIIGIFLGTPVLSSALIFSTLYIWCQINKESIVQFWFGIQIKAMYFPWLLCFFFFILGADWMALLIGIVVGHLYFFLTMRYPQEFGGRRLISTPQFMYNWLPNEGGRTAGFGVPPAPTRRNPGNNDRRGHNWGGGARLGD; translated from the exons ATGGACGCACAGACTGACATATCTAACTGGGTGGCTAGTATTCCCAAGATTACTCGATGGTGGTTCTTTTCTTTCTTCATTCTCCCTCTCACCACTCGGCTGGGGCTATTGAACCCCATGACACTGGTCATGTTCCCGGACCTTGCTCTGGGTCAATTCCAG attTGGCGCTTTGTGACTAGTCTCCTATGGTACAAGGTCAGCTTTCATTGGCTCATTCTCCTCTACTATCTCTATAGCTACTCTCAGCGGCTCGAAACAG gtTACTTCAGTGGAGCGCCAGCTGACTATGTGTTCATGCTCCTCTTCAACGCCATCTGTATCAACATCATTGGTATATTCCTGGGCACCCCGGTACTTAGCTCAGCTCTCATCTTTTCCACCCTCTACATTTGGTGTCAGATCAACAAAGAGTCAATTGTCCAGTTTTGGTTCGGTATTCAGATCAAG gcaatgTACTTTCCATGGCTGCTCTGTTTCTTCTTTTTCATACTAGGAGCCGA CTGGATGGCACTCTTAATAGGCATTGTGGTCGGCCATCTTTATTTCTTCCTCACAATGCGATACCCCCAAGAGTTCGGAGGTCGACGTCTCATCTCCACCCCTCAGTTTAT GTATAACTGGTTACCCAATGAAGGCGGTCGAACGGCAGGGTTCGGAGTGCCCCCTGCCCCAACGAGGAGGAACCCTGGCAACAATGATAGGCGTGGCCACAATTGGGGCGGTGGAGCAAGACTAGGGGACTGA
- the LOC135345160 gene encoding cyclin-D1-binding protein 1 homolog, translated as MAATKEGCVPVELRERLESCLGSVGVLIKSIRANQLNRTRSPDVDLRVRLVETSQQLSDTCTKLALLFSKPPLPSLSECGGLCDRLEGACLEFVAAYAHLEGGATYREEVKIVVLCVLEDLAKLITIIASQGGTRSAAQLHRTGAVWKSCGDVSKLSRDDRSAVLKVYLSQLQLLRDALSELTQLESRNGVCDESEWDDGMEERQGELETVEWTEEELQIIRPASQLIKVCVEVVECASRLLVTGGGDGGVADMDAGCALIKQLSPAIDDLANEMEAPVAMETCRSLALKVSEVLLSCVHSLSSHSYCQANGWPRDHFIASIDSYTQLLTVNLYLAGMHL; from the exons ATGGCAGCTACAAAAGAGGGGTGTGTACCTGTTGAGCTGAGAGAGCGACTAGAGAGCTGTCTAGGGTCTGTAGGCGTCCTCATTAAGAGTATCAGAG CGAACCAGTTGAATCGGACTAGATCCCCTGACGTCGATCTTCGCGTACGATTGGTCGAAACCTCTCAACAACTATCTGACACTTGTACTAAACTAGCCCTGCTGTTCTCCAAGCCGCCCCTTCCCTCATTGTCAGAGTGTGGGGGACTGTGTGACAGACTAGAGGGGGCCTGTCTCGAGTTTGTGGCGGCGTACGCTCacttggagggaggggctacTTATCGGGAGGAGGTCAAGATCGTTGTACTGTGTGTTCTAGAGGACCTTGCTAAACTCATTACTATCATAGCCTCTCAAGGAGGAACAAG AAGTGCTGCTCAACTGCACAGGACTGGTGCAGTATGGAAGAGTTGCGGTGATGTCAGCAAACTATCCCGAGATGATCGATCAGCTGTCCTCAAAGTGTACCTCTCACAACTACAACTACTGAGGGACGCCCTCTCTGAGCTAACACAG CTGGAGTCTCgaaatggtgtgtgtgatgagAGTGAGTGGGATGATGGTATGGAGGAGAGACAAGGAGAACTGGAGACAGTCGAGTGGACAGAGGAGGAGCTTCAAATTATTCGACCTGCTTCCCAACTTATTAAG gtgtgtgtggaggtggtggagtgTGCCTCTCGACTCCTGGTGACTGGTGGAGGGGATGGGGGCGTGGCAGACATGGATGCTGGCTGTGCTCTCATCAAACAACTCAGCCCGGCAATCGATGATCTGGCCAATGAAATGGAAGCACCAGTAGCTATGGAGACATGCCGATCACTG GCGCTTAAAGTGAGTGAGGTACTACTAAGCTGCGTCCACTCTCTCAG CTCCCACAGCTACTGTCAGGCAAATGGCTGGCCTCGGGATCATTTCATAGCTTCTATAGATAGCTACACCCAGCTACTAACTGTCAACTTGTATTTAGCTGGCATGCATCTTTAG